From one Plasmodium malariae genome assembly, chromosome: 12 genomic stretch:
- the PmUG01_12079500 gene encoding conserved Plasmodium protein, unknown function gives MDLYEAKKRELYLKRKDINLYYHPIKTITLFFLELKNIILNIYQKHKKYNKIILLIIIVILLLFKIRHKYEYLNDFIIYVEVVIWWLALGILSSVGLGCGMHSGVLFLFPHIYFICSTSEYCNSLDFDSRVNMWRSLLTSGNHFECKSRNDGNITLSRLFFKVYPYCFIWGMGTAFGELPPYLTSYYASKSKLYDDDYENFEKDIIEGKQNMITSMKIWMINFIKKHGSLSVFLLSCWPNVMFDLCGICCGHFLMPFRTFFIPLILGKGIVKTLAQSLFLIFVFSNKYRGMQIKILQKVISLFPLLGLSNNFDPSYIENFLDEKISILKYGKKSNSKMNFMFLFNIFFFVVIIYFFISCINQIAQKYQKNIDEDELKRYKNGKDEVITKKIKE, from the exons ATGGATTTGTATGAAGCTAAAAAAAGGGAGTTGTATTTAAAGAGgaaagatataaatttatattaccaCCCTATCAAGACtattactcttttttttttagaattgaaaaatataattttgaatatataccaaaaacataaaaaatacaataaaataatactgttgattataatagttatattgcttttatttaaaataagacATAAATATGAGTACTTAAatgattttataatatatgtagaaGTTGTAATATGGTGGCTTGCTTTAGGAATATTAAGTAGCGTAGGTTTAGGATGCGGTATGCATTCAGGGGTATTGTTTTTGTTTCcacacatttattttatttgttcaacGTCTGAATATTGCAATTCATTGGATTTTGACTCAAGGGTAAATATGTGGAGATCGTTGCTAACTTCCGGAAATCATTTTGaa TGCAAAAGTAGAAACGACGGGAACATAACTTTATCaagattattttttaaagtatatccatattgttttatatggGGAATGGGAACGGCATTTGGTGAACTACCTCCTTATCTGACGTCATATTATGCGTCAAAG tcCAAGTTATATGATGAtgattatgaaaattttgaaaaagatataatagAAGGAAAACAGAATATGATTACGTCTATGAAAATATGGatgataaattttattaaaaaacatgGATCCCTTtctgtttttcttttgtcATGTTGGCCTAATG TAATGTTTGATTTGTGTGGAATTTGTTGTGGGCATTTTCTTATGCCATTtagaacattttttattccacTTATTTTGGGAAAAGGTATTGTAAAAACCCTTGCTCAGTCCTTGTTCTTAATCTTTGTATTTTCAAACAAGTATAGAGGaatgcaaataaaaattctacAGAAAGTAATATCGCTTTTCCCTTTACTCGGACTTTCTAATAATTTCGATCCGtcatatattgaaaattttctGGACGAAAAAATctcaattttaaaatatgggAAAAAATCTAACTccaaaatgaattttatgtttttatttaatatatttttttttgtagtaattatttatttttttatttcctgtATAAATCAGATAGCCCAAAAATATCAAAag aatATTGACGAAGATgaattaaaaagatataaaaatggGAAAGATGAAGTAATAACGAAGAAAATTAAGGAATGA
- the SF3A1 gene encoding splicing factor 3A subunit 1, putative has product MAKVIVKGSIFDENVNVKDQEIMTKRLEFLESEMILPPSSMKGVIDKTAAFVKKNGRIFEQKIYKEKEKQFGFINPTHPYFFYYQYKLHELFLGAEERKIIPKAIMEIKKREDLNKSTNNEHILKICDFVKEDNKKEKNKIIYSIDDQAEEEGIQNQEEKIEIKEDIYTIISPFISSVDVDLIKTTALFVARNGNKFLNELIEREKNNNQYDFLRANNLYFNFFSKLIDIYVKCLLPNTDIIDKIKKYSNNKSDILNYSYSIYNHNMKKKEEEERKIEEKTKCDTFYDWVSFSVVETINFDENIEYLPQSIDFNNVENYVLNQLFDTDKKYTNLEKIDNIYYHANNVSKVIDEGEDMEGVEEEDKHDTDKGEVEEEEDTEITKLRNKYTHDAAEESKESSSEKDDNIITSKKDIKEQQKGHKLDKLDKNKEDNDNESLNKEEIKDDNIQVVDDDDENEEKIIVVKNYEKSKKHRINNENMHLCPITNQPIDINDMTKHLKTLLLDPQWKEQKDKLYERAKKEASFTPLEDIEGNLSLFVINRPDLFGSIDEEINEHTSNENKKNTKNANSNKNEDVYSYIHNIYNKILPGPSMAHYPQNDDKGKKEGNIQKNKKQRRN; this is encoded by the coding sequence ATGGCTAAAGTTATAGTTAAGGGAAGCATATTTGatgaaaatgtaaatgttAAGGATCAAGAAATTATGACCAAAAGGCTAGAATTTTTAGAGAGCGAAATGATTCTGCCACCAAGTAGTATGAAAGGTGTTATTGATAAAACAGCTgcttttgttaaaaaaaatggaagaataTTCGaacagaaaatatataaagaaaaagaaaaacagtTTGGCTTTATAAACCCTACGcatccttattttttttattatcaataTAAGTTACATGAGTTATTTCTAGGTGCAGAAGAAAGGAAGATAATTCCTAAGGCTATTATggagataaaaaaaagagaagactTAAATAAATCTACTAATAATGAACACATTTTAAAGATATGTGATTTTGTAAAAGAAgacaataaaaaagagaaaaataaaattatctaCTCAATAGATGATCAAGCAGAAGAAGAAGGAATACAAAAccaagaagaaaaaatagaaataaaggaagacatatatacaattatatcTCCATTTATCAGTTCAGTAGATGTtgatttaattaaaacaacAGCATTGTTTGTTGCAAGAAACGGAAATAAATTCCTAAATGAACTTatagaaagagaaaaaaataataatcagTATGATTTTTTAAGAGCAAATAATTTGTactttaatttcttttctaAACTTATTGACATCTATGTAAAGTGCTTACTTCCAAATACAGATAtaatagataaaataaaaaaatattcaaacaACAAAAGTGATATTctaaattattcttatagtatttataaccataatatgaaaaaaaaagaagaagaagaaagaaaaattgaagaaaaaacaaaatgtgaCACATTTTATGATTGGGTAAGTTTCTCCGTTGTAGAAACAATTAACTTTGACgaaaatattgaatatttGCCACAGTCAATCGATTTTAATAATGTcgaaaattatgtattaaatCAATTATTCGATAcggataaaaaatatactaatttggaaaaaatagataatatttattatcacGCGAATAATGTAAGTAAAGTAATAGATGAAGGAGAAGATATGGAAGGAGTGGAAGAAGAAGATAAACACGATACAGATAAAGGGGAAGtagaggaagaagaagataCAGAGATAACTAAactaagaaataaatatacgcaTGATGCAGCAGAAGAATCGAAAGAAAGTTCCTCAGAAAAGgatgataatattattactagtAAAAAGGATATCAAAGAACAACAAAAAGGACACAAACTTGATAAATTGgacaaaaataaagaagataatgataatgaatCACTGAATAAGGAAGAAATTAAAGATGATAATATTCAAGTTgttgatgatgatgatgaaaatgaagaaaaaattattgtcgTAAAGAATTACGAAAAATCCAAGAAAcatagaataaataatgaaaatatgcatttatgcCCAATAACAAATCAACCAATTGATATAAATGATATGACGAAACATCTGAAAACATTATTATTGGACCCACAGTGGAAAGAACAAAAAGACAAATTATATGAGAGGGCAAAGAAGGAAGCGTCTTTCACACCTCTTGAGGATATTGAAGGAAATTTATCTCTTTTTGTTATTAACAGACCAGATCTTTTTGGATCTATTGACGAAGAAATTAATGAACATACatcaaatgaaaataaaaaaaacactaAAAATGCAAacagtaataaaaatgaagatgtCTACAgctatattcataatatttacaaCAAAATTTTGCCAGGACCATCCATGGCGCATTATCCTCAAAATGAtgataaaggaaaaaaagaagggaatattcaaaaaaataaaaagcaaagaagaaattaa
- the PmUG01_12079600 gene encoding protein kinase, putative, translating to MHFLNNIFEKTKIHLEFRKKLDEKLNEHIKSGIIIANEKFSGTKQGYRNSRIKLSNEFIENCNEKLLLDILKINKKLKLCYDVKYHIIYSVLLKRCRKNNSIGVEKKYEQIMNNVYKIKRKNTSYFMNQYLIIKCIYTGEFGNVYYCRDVIENKNYCLKIFYLGLCLKENCPYYINDQVYLTNHFCKILNEIFFLNYLENKNIIHIEKIFFDEKKKILFAIFPYVKYQSMYYKKKYGIYSIYNKTVCIDKKHVQINLYSENFLGHLFLNIYNTLIYLLQKSVAYVDLKPDNILLTKRNKEEIASYIVHVKKKKITKTCALTKCLDLASIETNIKKKLIKSSKIEYKKDDGDASSFNKKIFLSRKKKRTNEIKGGHSYCLYKKLNTEKLKNKKIKYLYNINLSQCFEYNNNVKRIFFIENKLSNIFFSADEAAVYIQTFIQRKKTEESNFLEPKKGIVCKKYKNTTINSIKPPTKRCQINKIKNLSIFKYMENNSVSFLKFYWLYFNQDKIENVNKDFLIYLDIHFINKYFYEGINTNNNILDLFGKQELKRHNKSKMNKNQESKKQHNSENTENSNIINSENSEKGELQKQDNKQFCFSESEINNMNLMKLIDFDTCSFILKNFSTHIQATDIFNSFEYLFNVNNKVAQLSKKLSYNFGSVLYTFLFGKTPYYGDNIFEIYRNMKNGKLVFPKYRKIDINLKHLLRNLLNNNPDKRMQFKKIKRHIWFSKFE from the exons AtgcattttttaaacaatatatttgaaaaaacaaaaatccACCTAGagtttagaaaaaaattagacgaaaaattaaatgagcATATAAAAAGCGGTATCATAATCGCAAATGAAAAGTTTTCAGGTACAAAACAAGGTTATAGAAATAGCCGCATAAAACTGAGTAACGAATTTATTGAGAATTGTAATGAGAAATTACTTTtagatattttaaaaattaataaaaaattgaaattatGTTATGATGTAAAATaccatattatttatagtgTTTTACTAAAAAGATGCAGAAAAAACAATAGTATTGGTGTTGAAAAGAAGTACGAACAAATTAtgaataatgtatataaaataaaaagaaaaaatacttcttattttatgaatcaataccttataataaaatgcatatacACAGGAGAATTTGGAAATGTATACTATTGTAGAGACGTTatagaaaacaaaaattattgtttaaaaattttttatttgggattatgtttaaaagaaaattgtcCCTATTATATTAACGACCAAGTGTATTTAACTAACCACTTttgcaaaattttaaatgaaatttttttcttaaattatttggagaataaaaacataattcatattgaaaagatattttttgatgaaaagaaaaaaatccTATTTGCTATTTTTCCATACGTAAAATATCAATcaatgtattataaaaaaaaatatgggatatattcaatatataataaaactgTTTGTATTGACAAGAAACatgtacaaataaatttatattcagAAAATTTCCTTGGACACctatttttaaacatttacaATACCCtcatttatttgttacaAAAAAGTGTAGCATACGTAGACCTAAAACCTGATAATATACTCCTAACAAAGAGAAATAAAGAGGAAATTGCTTCTTACATTGTtcatgttaaaaaaaaaaaaattacaaaaactTGTGCTTTAACAAAGTGTTTAGATTTGGCAAGTATAGAaacaaatattaagaaaaaattaattaaatcatcaaaaatagaatataaaaaagacgACGGTGATGCAAGCTCctttaataagaaaatattcttaagcagaaaaaaaaaacggaCGAATGAAATAAAAGGGGGTCATTCTTATTgtctttataaaaaattaaacacagaaaaactgaaaaataaaaaaataaaatacttatataatattaatttgtcACAATGTTtcgaatataataataatgtaaaaaggATTTTCTTTATAGAAAACAAGTTaagcaatatatttttttcagcAGATGAAGCTgctgtatatatacaaacatttattcaaagaaagaaaacagaagaatcaaattttttagaaCCGAAAAAGGGTATTGTTtgtaaaaagtataaaaacaCCACAATTAATTCAATTAAACCACCTACTAAGAGATgtcaaataaacaaaataaaaaacttatctatttttaaatacatgGAGAACAATTCTgttagttttttaaaattttattggttatattttaaccaagataaaatagaaaacgTGAATAAggattttttaatttatctggatatacattttataaataaatatttttatgaaggtataaacacaaataataatatactagACCTATTTGGAAAACAAGAACTTAAAAGACATAATAAGagcaaaatgaataaaaaccAAGAATCGAAGAAGCAACACAATAGTGAAAATACTgaaaattcaaatataataaacagCGAAAACAGTGAAAAGGGGGAATTACAGAAACAAGACAATAAACAATTCTGTTTTTCAGAAAgtgaaattaataatatgaatttgATGAAGTTAATAGATTTTGACACATGTTCTTTCattctaaaaaattttagtacACATATTCAAGCAACggatatttttaattcctttgaatatttattcaatgttaataataaagttGCCCAGCTTTCGAAAAAGTTGTCATATAACTTTGGATCTGTTCTGTATACATTTCTGTTCGGAAAAACTCCTTACTA TGgggataatatatttgaaatttaTAGGAACATGAAAAACGGAAAGTTGGTTTTTCCAAAATACCGAAAAATTGacataaatttaaaacacTTATTAAG aaatcTGCTAAATAACAATCCTGACAAAAGAATgcaattcaaaaaaataaaaagacatATATGGTTTTCAAAGTTTGAGTGA